Proteins from a single region of Sporosarcina sp. P33:
- a CDS encoding ABC transporter ATP-binding protein, producing the protein MVRLYTDNLQVSYDDRLIVKGLSVKIPDKKVTAIIGANGCGKSTFLKAVTRLIPHQSGEIILDGGTIVKQKTKQLAQKLAILPQTQEAASGLTVGELVSYGRFPYQNAMGRLTARDMDVINWALDVTNTADFKHRQVDALSGGQRQRVWIAMALAQETDIIFLDEPTTYLDMAHQLEVLELLQKLNAEQQRTIIMVLHDLNQAARFADFIIAMKDGEIVQAGMCEEVIRPDILRKVFRIDAEIGMDPRTGKPLCITYDLLKGDE; encoded by the coding sequence ATGGTTCGCTTGTATACAGATAATCTTCAAGTTTCATATGATGACCGGCTGATTGTGAAAGGACTGTCGGTTAAAATACCCGACAAGAAAGTAACCGCGATCATCGGGGCGAATGGATGCGGCAAGTCGACTTTCCTAAAAGCTGTTACCCGCCTGATTCCTCACCAATCTGGAGAGATTATTTTGGATGGCGGAACTATCGTAAAACAAAAAACAAAACAGCTTGCACAAAAACTCGCAATCCTTCCCCAAACGCAAGAGGCCGCCAGCGGATTAACGGTTGGAGAATTGGTGTCCTACGGCAGGTTCCCCTATCAAAATGCGATGGGCCGTCTGACTGCCCGCGATATGGATGTGATTAATTGGGCGCTGGATGTCACCAATACAGCTGATTTCAAACATCGGCAAGTCGACGCACTATCGGGCGGCCAGCGTCAGCGTGTCTGGATTGCGATGGCACTTGCTCAGGAAACAGATATCATCTTCCTGGATGAGCCGACCACCTATCTGGATATGGCCCATCAGCTGGAAGTACTGGAGCTGCTGCAAAAACTCAATGCCGAACAGCAGCGCACAATCATCATGGTGCTTCACGACTTAAATCAGGCAGCACGTTTTGCCGATTTCATCATCGCGATGAAAGACGGAGAAATTGTACAGGCCGGCATGTGCGAAGAAGTCATACGGCCAGATATCTTGCGGAAAGTATTTAGAATCGACGCAGAAATTGGGATGGATCCAAGAACGGGAAAACCGTTGTGCATCACATATGATTTACTCAAAGGAGACGAATAA
- a CDS encoding iron-hydroxamate ABC transporter substrate-binding protein yields MKRFLLPVLFLLIVALGACGNKQDEPAKEEAPAKEEASGTITYESEDGPVEVPADPKRVIALSFAGNIMALDVDIVGVDSWSKMNPRFDSVLGEIEEVSDENIEKIIELDPDLIIGYNTAKNIDKLKEIAPTVTFTYGKVDYLTQHIEIGKLLNKEEEATKWVEDFKQRAQAAGEEIKAKIGEDTTVSVVENFDKQLYVYGDNWGRGTEILYQEMKLAMPEKVKEMALEAGYYALSTEVLPEFAGDYMILSKFNAADNSFMETETYKNIPAVKNHQVFEVNGEEFYFNDPLTLDYQLEFFKEHFLETK; encoded by the coding sequence ATGAAGAGATTTTTACTGCCCGTCCTTTTCCTGCTCATAGTAGCTTTAGGAGCATGCGGCAATAAGCAGGATGAGCCTGCAAAAGAAGAAGCACCCGCGAAAGAAGAAGCAAGCGGCACGATTACTTATGAATCTGAAGACGGGCCGGTAGAAGTTCCGGCTGACCCGAAGCGCGTTATCGCATTAAGCTTTGCCGGAAATATTATGGCGCTCGATGTGGATATAGTCGGAGTAGATTCATGGTCAAAGATGAATCCGCGCTTTGACTCTGTTCTTGGTGAAATAGAAGAAGTGTCGGATGAAAATATCGAAAAGATTATTGAACTGGATCCGGATTTAATTATTGGATACAATACCGCTAAAAATATTGATAAATTAAAAGAAATTGCCCCAACCGTTACGTTTACTTACGGAAAAGTCGATTATCTGACGCAGCATATCGAGATTGGAAAGCTGTTGAATAAAGAAGAAGAAGCAACGAAATGGGTAGAGGATTTTAAACAACGTGCACAGGCTGCCGGAGAAGAGATCAAAGCTAAAATTGGTGAAGACACTACCGTTTCAGTTGTCGAAAATTTCGACAAACAGTTATATGTATACGGCGATAACTGGGGCAGAGGAACGGAGATCCTATATCAGGAAATGAAACTGGCCATGCCGGAGAAAGTAAAAGAGATGGCGCTAGAAGCTGGTTATTATGCTTTATCTACCGAAGTGCTGCCCGAGTTTGCCGGTGATTATATGATTTTGAGCAAATTTAATGCTGCAGATAATTCCTTTATGGAAACAGAAACATACAAAAACATCCCCGCTGTGAAAAACCATCAAGTATTTGAAGTAAATGGCGAGGAATTCTATTTTAACGATCCGCTTACACTTGATTATCAATTAGAGTTCTTCAAGGAGCACTTTTTAGAAACTAAGTAA
- a CDS encoding ABC-F family ATP-binding cassette domain-containing protein — MSLLTVKNISHGFGDRAIFDDVSFRLLAGEHIGLVGANGEGKSTFMNIITHQLEPDAGTVTWSKRVRVGYLDQHAVLKQGMSIRDVLRTAFQYLYDMETEMNELFAKMGEVEPDELEGLLEETGQIQDSLEQSGFYMIDAKVEEVANGLGLNEFGLDTDVNDLSGGQRTKVLLAKLLLEKPDILLLDEPTNYLDVEHIEWLRTYLQEYPGAFILISHDIPFLNSVINLIYHMENQQVNRYPGDYDEFLRVHEMKKQQVEAAYKKQQKEISNLKDFVARNKANAATSRMAMSRQKKLDKMDVIELDSEKPKPHFDFKTARTPGKYLFETTDLVIGYEEPLSKPLNLSMERGQKIALAGANGIGKTTLLKSILGEIPALSGKVEQGEHLSIGYFEQEIKTDTDRTCLEEIWSEFPHFAQYEVRAALARVGLTTKHIESKVKVLSGGERAKVRLCKLVNQETNLLVLDEPTNHLDYDAKEELKRALKEYKGSILLISHEPDFYEGVVSTVWNGESWTTKMF; from the coding sequence ATGAGTTTATTAACAGTAAAAAATATTAGTCACGGTTTTGGTGACCGTGCAATTTTTGATGACGTTTCATTTCGTCTATTAGCAGGTGAACATATAGGATTAGTTGGTGCGAACGGGGAAGGTAAATCTACGTTTATGAATATCATAACGCATCAGCTGGAGCCGGATGCCGGAACTGTTACGTGGTCAAAACGTGTACGTGTCGGTTATTTGGATCAGCATGCGGTACTTAAGCAAGGGATGTCCATTCGTGATGTATTGCGTACGGCCTTTCAATATTTATACGATATGGAAACCGAAATGAATGAGCTCTTTGCGAAGATGGGTGAAGTGGAGCCGGATGAATTGGAAGGCCTGCTGGAAGAGACAGGACAAATACAAGATTCGCTGGAGCAAAGCGGGTTTTATATGATTGATGCAAAAGTGGAAGAAGTGGCAAATGGTCTCGGACTGAATGAGTTTGGACTGGACACAGACGTTAATGATCTGAGCGGCGGCCAGCGTACGAAAGTATTACTTGCAAAACTGCTGCTTGAAAAACCCGATATTTTATTGCTAGATGAGCCGACTAACTATTTGGACGTTGAACATATTGAATGGCTGCGCACGTATTTGCAGGAATATCCCGGTGCGTTTATATTAATCTCCCACGATATTCCGTTTTTGAACAGTGTCATTAACTTGATTTATCATATGGAAAACCAGCAAGTCAATCGTTATCCTGGCGACTACGATGAGTTTTTGCGTGTGCATGAAATGAAGAAGCAGCAAGTGGAAGCAGCGTACAAAAAGCAGCAGAAGGAAATATCCAACCTGAAGGACTTTGTAGCCCGTAATAAAGCAAATGCTGCGACGAGCCGAATGGCCATGTCCCGCCAGAAGAAGCTGGATAAGATGGATGTCATCGAATTGGATTCGGAAAAACCCAAACCGCATTTTGATTTTAAGACCGCAAGAACTCCCGGGAAATATTTATTCGAGACGACGGACTTGGTGATTGGTTATGAAGAGCCGTTGTCCAAGCCGTTAAATCTTTCAATGGAACGGGGCCAGAAAATTGCGCTTGCCGGTGCGAATGGCATCGGGAAAACAACACTTCTGAAAAGTATTCTCGGGGAAATACCTGCACTTTCAGGTAAAGTTGAACAAGGCGAGCATTTGTCAATCGGCTACTTTGAGCAAGAAATCAAAACAGATACAGATCGCACATGTCTGGAAGAGATATGGAGTGAATTCCCGCACTTCGCACAATACGAAGTGCGTGCCGCATTGGCTCGTGTCGGATTAACAACGAAGCATATCGAGAGTAAGGTAAAAGTGTTAAGTGGGGGAGAGCGTGCGAAAGTACGTCTATGTAAACTAGTCAATCAAGAAACGAATTTGCTAGTACTGGATGAACCGACTAATCATTTGGATTATGATGCAAAAGAAGAACTGAAACGTGCATTGAAGGAATACAAGGGAAGCATATTGCTTATTTCACACGAACCGGATTTTTACGAAGGCGTTGTATCGACTGTATGGAACGGAGAGTCATGGACGACAAAAATGTTTTAA
- a CDS encoding iron ABC transporter permease → MTEQPNKKLFSFGSKLLACILLLLIVFVCSMKLGAAQTSWHDIWLSFTDSSDKNALLLKEIRMPREVGAVLVGAALAISGAIMQGMTRNPLADPGLLGLTAGANAALAIALAFIPSINYFGIMTACFIGSAAGALFVFGIASAKRGGFSPIRLILAGAAVSTFLFAIAEGVGLYFKISKNTSMWTAGGLIGTTWTQLQTIAPVILAGIFMAILLSRQLTLLSLNEEVAIGLGQNTFKVKIMLFIIIILLAGAAVALAGNLAFVGLMIPHIVRAIVGTDYRFIIPFSAAAGGTFMLLADILGRTLQAPFETPVAALVAIIGLPFFLLIVRRGGRAFS, encoded by the coding sequence ATGACCGAACAGCCAAACAAAAAACTTTTTTCTTTTGGCAGTAAATTGCTGGCATGTATACTGCTTCTGTTGATAGTGTTCGTCTGTTCGATGAAGCTGGGTGCCGCCCAAACTTCTTGGCATGATATTTGGCTGTCGTTTACAGACAGCAGTGATAAAAATGCTCTGCTGCTGAAAGAAATTCGAATGCCCCGGGAAGTCGGTGCTGTGCTCGTCGGAGCTGCATTGGCCATTTCCGGTGCAATCATGCAGGGCATGACGCGTAATCCACTGGCCGATCCCGGTTTACTTGGACTGACTGCAGGGGCTAATGCGGCGTTGGCAATTGCACTGGCATTCATCCCGTCTATTAATTACTTTGGTATCATGACAGCCTGCTTTATCGGATCTGCCGCAGGCGCCCTTTTCGTATTCGGGATTGCTTCCGCCAAGCGCGGCGGTTTTTCTCCAATTCGTCTGATTTTGGCCGGCGCCGCAGTATCAACCTTCTTATTTGCTATAGCAGAAGGCGTTGGGTTGTATTTCAAGATTTCCAAAAATACTTCGATGTGGACTGCAGGTGGCTTGATCGGAACAACATGGACTCAGCTTCAGACCATCGCTCCTGTGATTCTGGCAGGTATTTTCATGGCAATTCTTCTCTCCCGTCAGCTAACTCTGTTAAGTTTGAATGAAGAAGTGGCGATCGGGCTTGGACAAAACACATTCAAAGTAAAAATCATGCTATTTATCATTATTATTTTACTGGCCGGGGCAGCTGTGGCTCTTGCGGGGAATCTGGCATTCGTCGGTTTAATGATTCCTCATATTGTTCGTGCTATCGTCGGGACGGACTATCGGTTCATTATTCCGTTCTCTGCTGCGGCCGGCGGAACGTTCATGCTGCTGGCAGACATACTGGGCCGGACATTGCAGGCACCTTTTGAAACGCCTGTTGCCGCGCTAGTTGCAATTATTGGACTGCCGTTCTTTCTTTTAATCGTACGCAGAGGAGGCCGAGCATTCTCATGA
- a CDS encoding iron ABC transporter permease, with product MILPHIRKKQRFLIGVFVLLILLLSTIAMGLGYASLEWKRIVPALLGQGTFKEEFVLYSIRLPRIILTILAGAALALSGAILQGITRNDLADPGIIGINSGAGAAIAVFFLFFPIDAGIFSVLLPLVGFAGAVATSILIYLFAYNRKTGLQPMWLVLVGIGFSMALSGVMIVLVSSADNEKVDFIARWLAGNIWGDDWLYIWALLPWLLILIPFTLFKAHRLDMLGLNEAVATGIGVSIERERAILLLTAVALAASAVSVTGGIAFIGLMAPHIAKSLIGPRHRMNLPIAVLLGSFLLLLADTIGRNILEPNGIPAGIIVSLIGAPYFCYLLLKK from the coding sequence ATGATTCTTCCGCATATACGAAAAAAACAACGCTTCTTGATTGGTGTATTTGTTTTATTAATCCTGCTGTTAAGCACGATCGCAATGGGTCTTGGATACGCATCACTTGAATGGAAGAGGATAGTTCCCGCGCTACTTGGACAAGGGACGTTCAAAGAAGAATTCGTGCTGTATTCCATCCGGCTCCCCCGCATTATTTTGACCATACTTGCAGGTGCTGCACTCGCTTTATCCGGTGCTATTCTGCAGGGAATCACACGAAACGACCTGGCTGACCCTGGAATCATCGGAATTAATTCAGGGGCCGGAGCTGCCATCGCCGTTTTCTTTCTGTTTTTCCCGATAGACGCAGGAATTTTCTCTGTATTGTTACCGCTGGTCGGATTTGCCGGCGCCGTCGCGACATCCATCCTGATTTATCTCTTTGCATACAATCGCAAAACTGGACTTCAGCCAATGTGGCTCGTTCTAGTCGGGATCGGGTTTTCCATGGCACTCTCCGGTGTCATGATTGTCCTCGTTTCTTCAGCAGATAATGAAAAAGTCGATTTCATTGCCCGTTGGCTGGCCGGTAATATATGGGGGGACGATTGGCTATATATTTGGGCATTGCTGCCTTGGCTGCTGATTTTGATTCCTTTCACATTATTTAAAGCACACCGGCTTGACATGCTCGGTTTGAATGAAGCTGTTGCGACAGGAATCGGTGTGTCGATTGAACGCGAAAGAGCCATATTATTGCTGACGGCAGTCGCCTTGGCCGCTTCCGCTGTATCTGTTACAGGCGGCATCGCATTCATCGGTTTGATGGCGCCTCACATCGCCAAATCTCTAATCGGTCCGCGCCATCGCATGAATCTGCCTATCGCCGTCCTGCTTGGCAGCTTTCTTTTATTGCTGGCGGATACAATTGGGCGTAATATTTTGGAGCCAAACGGAATCCCGGCTGGAATCATCGTGTCATTGATTGGTGCACCGTATTTTTGTTACTTATTACTGAAAAAATAA
- a CDS encoding CoA transferase subunit B yields MSNTRELIVNRAVQEIKDGMNVNLGIGMPTLVANVIPEDIHVLLQSENGLLGIGPYPVEGQEDADLINAGKETVTTVPGSSFFDSAESFAMIRGGHIDLAILGGMEVSENGDLANWMIPGKVVKGMGGAMDLVAGAKRVVIIMDHVNKHGKSKVKRRCSLPLTGQRVVDRLITDLAVFDFTEEGMVLIETSPGVTLEEVRDRTEASYTVSPDFTIKRTGTP; encoded by the coding sequence ATGAGTAATACTAGAGAGCTTATCGTCAATCGCGCTGTGCAGGAAATTAAAGACGGCATGAACGTCAATCTTGGCATCGGAATGCCGACACTTGTTGCGAACGTAATCCCTGAAGATATTCATGTGCTGCTGCAGTCTGAAAACGGTCTCCTTGGAATCGGTCCATATCCCGTGGAAGGTCAGGAAGACGCGGACCTGATTAACGCAGGGAAAGAAACTGTTACGACAGTACCAGGTTCATCGTTCTTTGACAGTGCTGAATCATTTGCGATGATTCGCGGAGGCCATATTGATCTGGCAATTTTGGGCGGAATGGAAGTATCCGAAAACGGGGACTTGGCGAACTGGATGATTCCAGGCAAGGTAGTCAAAGGCATGGGCGGTGCGATGGATCTGGTCGCAGGTGCCAAGCGTGTCGTCATCATCATGGATCATGTAAATAAGCATGGTAAATCAAAAGTGAAAAGGAGATGTTCTTTACCATTGACTGGTCAGCGTGTAGTGGACAGACTGATCACGGATTTGGCAGTATTCGATTTTACAGAAGAAGGCATGGTGCTGATTGAAACGTCGCCAGGTGTCACGCTGGAAGAAGTGAGAGACCGAACGGAAGCATCGTATACGGTATCTCCAGACTTTACGATAAAAAGGACCGGAACTCCCTAA
- a CDS encoding BCCT family transporter, which translates to MKRISKVFYITIVLIVIAVGYGVINPVHFESITNAGKALVASTFGWYYMLLMTALLLISIFMIFSPYGKIRLGKDTDRPQFATVTWIAMLFSAGMGIGLVFYGAAEPLSHYAVPATEDPQTPAAYKEAMRKTFLHYGLHIWSLYGMVALALAYFQFRKGQPGLISATLQPIFGDKTKGPLGTIIDVLAVFATAFGVATSLGLGAVQINAGLNYLFGFSIGMQSQIVIVTVVTILFIGSAWSGLSRGIRYLSNTNLILAVALLGLVLILGPTLLIMNMFTDSVGGYFTKLIDMSMGTAPLNGENRGWLDGWTIFYWAWWISWSPFVSMFIARVSKGRTIREFMAGVLLVPSFFAFLWFSTFGTTAIEMQSNGTADLASLNIEVVAFEMFNSMPFSLVLSLFAILLVTSFFITSADSATYVLGMQSTYGSLTPPNSVKVIWGIIVSTIALVLLSAGGLLALQNTIIIAALPFSFIIVLMLFALFKSMNEELSKMK; encoded by the coding sequence ATGAAGAGAATATCAAAAGTCTTTTATATAACCATTGTTTTAATTGTTATAGCGGTAGGTTATGGAGTAATAAATCCAGTTCATTTTGAGAGTATCACGAATGCCGGAAAAGCGCTTGTGGCATCAACTTTCGGATGGTACTACATGTTACTTATGACTGCGCTGTTACTGATCAGTATTTTTATGATATTCAGCCCATACGGTAAAATCCGTTTAGGGAAAGATACAGACCGGCCGCAATTCGCTACAGTTACGTGGATTGCTATGCTATTCTCTGCAGGTATGGGGATTGGTTTGGTGTTCTATGGCGCTGCAGAACCATTATCTCACTATGCCGTACCGGCAACAGAAGACCCGCAAACGCCTGCTGCTTATAAAGAGGCCATGCGGAAAACATTTTTACACTACGGTCTTCACATCTGGTCGCTGTATGGAATGGTCGCATTGGCTCTGGCATACTTCCAGTTTAGAAAAGGCCAGCCCGGCTTGATTTCTGCAACGCTGCAGCCGATTTTTGGAGATAAAACGAAAGGTCCTTTGGGCACTATAATTGACGTACTAGCAGTTTTTGCAACCGCTTTCGGTGTGGCAACATCACTCGGCTTAGGTGCTGTTCAAATTAACGCAGGCTTGAACTACTTATTTGGTTTCTCGATAGGCATGCAATCACAAATTGTCATTGTAACAGTCGTGACGATACTGTTTATTGGATCAGCTTGGTCAGGGTTAAGTAGAGGAATTCGCTATTTGTCCAATACCAACTTGATTTTGGCGGTAGCTCTATTAGGTTTAGTACTTATCCTTGGACCTACATTGCTGATTATGAATATGTTCACTGATTCAGTGGGCGGCTATTTTACAAAACTTATCGATATGAGTATGGGTACAGCTCCGCTCAATGGTGAGAATCGCGGATGGTTAGATGGATGGACGATATTCTATTGGGCTTGGTGGATCTCTTGGTCACCATTCGTCAGTATGTTTATCGCCCGAGTTTCAAAAGGGCGCACAATTCGTGAATTTATGGCAGGTGTACTCCTTGTTCCTTCATTCTTCGCGTTCCTATGGTTCTCTACATTCGGTACAACAGCCATTGAAATGCAAAGTAATGGGACAGCAGATTTAGCTTCATTGAATATTGAAGTAGTTGCATTTGAGATGTTTAACTCAATGCCGTTTTCATTAGTTCTGTCGTTGTTTGCGATTCTGCTTGTGACATCGTTCTTCATCACATCGGCTGACTCAGCAACATACGTGTTAGGTATGCAGTCAACGTATGGTTCTTTGACGCCGCCGAACTCGGTGAAGGTGATATGGGGTATTATTGTGTCGACGATCGCATTGGTCCTGCTTTCTGCAGGCGGGCTTCTTGCATTGCAGAACACGATTATTATAGCGGCGCTGCCGTTCTCGTTTATCATCGTACTGATGCTGTTTGCATTGTTTAAGTCAATGAATGAAGAGTTAAGTAAAATGAAATAA
- a CDS encoding CoA transferase subunit A, translating to MSKLVQSFMEAVSDVKDGDTIIAGGFGLCGIPEKSIEALRDSGVKDLTVVSNNCGTDHDGLGMLLANKQIKKMISSYVGENKIFETQFLNGELEVELCPQGTLAERIRAGGAGIPGFYTATGVGTPIAEGKETRDFNGKTYLLEEGIIGDFALVKAWKADTLGNLVYRKTARNFNPLAAMAGKITIAEAEEIVEAGELSPEEIHTPGIYVQRLLLGKDYEKRIERLTVRKA from the coding sequence ATGAGTAAACTGGTTCAATCATTTATGGAAGCGGTTTCAGACGTGAAAGACGGTGATACGATTATTGCAGGGGGATTCGGTTTATGCGGGATTCCGGAGAAATCTATTGAAGCGTTACGCGACAGCGGGGTGAAGGATTTGACTGTCGTCAGTAATAACTGCGGAACAGATCATGATGGACTCGGTATGCTGCTTGCCAATAAACAAATTAAAAAGATGATTTCCTCTTATGTGGGAGAGAACAAAATATTTGAAACACAATTTCTAAACGGGGAGCTGGAAGTGGAATTATGCCCTCAAGGAACGCTGGCTGAACGAATCAGGGCAGGCGGCGCAGGAATTCCCGGGTTCTATACGGCAACCGGCGTCGGAACACCTATTGCAGAAGGTAAAGAGACAAGAGACTTCAACGGAAAAACGTATTTATTAGAAGAAGGCATTATAGGGGACTTTGCACTTGTAAAGGCATGGAAAGCGGATACGCTCGGCAATTTGGTTTATCGCAAAACTGCCCGTAATTTTAACCCGCTAGCTGCAATGGCCGGTAAAATTACGATCGCGGAAGCAGAGGAAATCGTGGAAGCGGGAGAGCTGAGTCCGGAAGAAATTCATACACCCGGCATTTACGTGCAGCGATTGCTGCTTGGTAAAGATTATGAAAAACGTATTGAACGCTTAACGGTCAGAAAAGCGTAA
- a CDS encoding ABC transporter substrate-binding protein, producing MSMLAGLLLLGACSNDNEKETGAPKEEGNKKGGSMIYARGADSVGLDPINITDGESIRVTHAIFETLFEYDKDLQLQPKLAESYETSEDGLTWTLSLKTGVKFHDGTDFNADAVVFNFERWMDPDNEYHIGDFPYYPFLYGGFKGEENHKIEHVKAVDEQTVEIKLKEKIAPFVSYLAIPMFGIASPAAIEQYNERFFENPVGTGPFVFDSWTRNDKIVVKANENYYIDNQPMLDQIIFTVVPDNSTRLNVLLSGEADFIDGMNPEDAKTIEDNENLELVKRPSFNEGFMVMNTQKKPFDDVKVRQAINMAIDKQSLVDGFYSGFADVAKNPIPPSLWGYNDEIEDYAFDAEAAKELLAEAGYPDGFETEIWTMNNPRPYLPQPMKTAEAIQANLQEIGVKAKIVTYEWATYLEKTGEGQHPMALFGWTGVMADPDNFLYPNLSNTNMKPPANNLAFYDNKEFQNLIEQARVTFEENERIDLYKKAQEVFHEDAPWVPLAHTTPPIGFADYVKGFEPHPMENDNYAVMYLDK from the coding sequence ATGAGCATGTTAGCAGGTTTACTCCTCTTAGGCGCATGTTCAAATGACAATGAAAAAGAGACGGGTGCGCCTAAGGAGGAAGGGAACAAAAAAGGCGGCTCGATGATCTATGCAAGAGGAGCGGATTCGGTTGGTCTGGACCCGATCAATATTACAGATGGGGAGTCTATCCGAGTCACTCATGCAATTTTTGAAACATTATTTGAATATGATAAAGATTTGCAGTTACAGCCGAAATTGGCGGAGTCCTATGAAACGAGTGAAGATGGTCTGACATGGACACTTTCACTGAAGACAGGTGTGAAATTTCATGACGGGACGGACTTTAATGCAGACGCAGTAGTATTCAACTTTGAGCGCTGGATGGATCCGGACAATGAATACCATATCGGTGATTTCCCGTACTATCCGTTTTTATACGGCGGATTTAAAGGGGAAGAGAATCATAAGATTGAACATGTGAAAGCAGTCGATGAACAAACAGTCGAGATTAAATTGAAAGAGAAGATTGCGCCGTTCGTCAGCTACTTGGCGATTCCCATGTTCGGCATAGCCAGTCCAGCGGCGATTGAACAATATAATGAAAGATTCTTTGAGAATCCTGTCGGTACAGGTCCATTTGTATTCGATAGTTGGACACGCAATGACAAAATTGTCGTCAAAGCAAATGAAAACTATTATATAGATAATCAGCCGATGCTCGATCAGATAATCTTCACCGTCGTTCCGGATAACTCTACCCGATTGAATGTGCTGTTGAGCGGGGAAGCGGATTTCATTGATGGAATGAATCCGGAAGATGCAAAAACAATTGAAGACAATGAAAATCTGGAACTGGTCAAACGCCCGAGTTTCAATGAAGGATTCATGGTCATGAATACACAGAAAAAACCGTTTGATGATGTGAAAGTCCGACAGGCAATCAATATGGCAATTGATAAACAATCGCTAGTGGACGGGTTTTACAGCGGTTTTGCAGATGTAGCCAAAAATCCGATCCCGCCTTCGCTGTGGGGCTATAATGACGAGATCGAGGATTATGCATTCGACGCGGAGGCTGCGAAAGAATTGCTGGCAGAGGCCGGGTATCCTGATGGCTTTGAGACCGAAATTTGGACGATGAATAATCCGCGTCCTTACTTGCCGCAGCCAATGAAAACAGCGGAAGCGATACAAGCAAACTTGCAGGAAATTGGAGTTAAAGCAAAAATCGTAACGTATGAATGGGCAACGTATTTGGAAAAGACCGGGGAAGGGCAGCATCCGATGGCATTGTTTGGATGGACGGGTGTTATGGCAGATCCGGACAATTTCCTGTACCCGAACCTAAGTAACACCAATATGAAGCCGCCTGCAAATAATCTGGCGTTTTACGACAACAAAGAATTTCAGAACCTCATCGAACAGGCGCGTGTGACATTTGAGGAAAATGAACGAATCGACCTCTACAAAAAAGCGCAGGAAGTATTCCATGAAGATGCTCCATGGGTACCGCTGGCTCACACAACGCCGCCTATCGGCTTTGCTGACTATGTAAAAGGTTTTGAACCGCATCCGATGGAAAATGATAATTATGCGGTTATGTATTTGGATAAGTAG